A portion of the Naumovozyma castellii chromosome 2, complete genome genome contains these proteins:
- the GCD1 gene encoding translation initiation factor eIF2B subunit gamma (ancestral locus Anc_8.709), whose translation MQIQAFIFCGKGHNLAPFTHLNHFNNMVNPPTTSSTSTPHSPFLPKALLPIANRPMIEYVLDWCDQADFKEINIVAHVDEMETIKDGLKPFLALREQQFDLISKALSASNHTHHLQSLKPINFIPSKTSSTGESLQKELLDKIKSDFILLPCDFITDIPPQILIDQFQNRDDENLAMTVYYKNSLEANISDKKQLKKQRNFFTIYSENEDSDEQPVLLDIYSKDDVTRSKYLQIRTHLLWKYPNSTVSTKLVNSSIYFCSYELAKLLNASNSTSTSNNVVGSNMSNGYINNEETEKKNSNNSNDTTTINPSYFKKSNTLIPDSINCNKPLSKLFRDLGRRSWQHSKPRETISIFILPTVSFFIRSNNLINLMEATRFVLKIKSHAIPTQASSSIGADALVDPSCKIMEKSSVKLSSVGSDGFIGSKSRIAGSILLNNVHVDDDVILENCIVGPHARIGKKSKLTNCYVEGNYIVDMKGVFKGETLSRLILDDDEFGSEAAYSSDESGDYDEEESDEDSDEEEYYEDEDFEDDGLFER comes from the coding sequence ATGCAAATCCAggcatttattttttgcGGTAAGGGCCACAATTTGGCCCCCTTCACGCACCTAAACCATTTTAACAACATGGTCAATCCTCCCACTACGTCTTCCACTTCGACACCACATTCACCTTTCTTACCAAAGGCTCTATTACCCATTGCAAATAGGCCAATGATAGAATATGTCCTCGATTGGTGTGATCAGGCAGATTTCAAAGAGATTAACATTGTCGCTCACGTGGACGAAATGGAGACCATTAAAGATGGGTTGAAACCATTCTTAGCATTGAGAGAACAACAATTCGACCTGATCTCTAAGGCATTGTCAGCATCAAATCATACTCATCATTTGCAATCCTTGAAACctatcaatttcattcctTCTAAGACTTCATCCACGGGTGAATCATTACAAAAGGAACTATTAGACAAGATTAAGTCAGATTTTATTCTCTTACCTTGTGATTTTATTACAGATATCCCTCCTCAGATTCTTATCGaccaattccaaaatagagatgatgaaaatcTGGCCATGACTGTTTACTATAAAAACTCATTGGAAGCTAATATTAGTGATAAGaagcaattgaaaaagCAACGAAATTTCTTCACTATTTACAGTGAAAATGAAGACTCCGATGAACAACCTGTCCTACTAGACATTTATTCTAAGGACGACGTCACGAGGAGTAAATATTTGCAAATTAGAACACATTTACTTTGGAAATATCCAAATTCAACTGTATCCACTAAATTAGTCAATTCCTCCATATATTTCTGTTCCTATGAATTGGCAAAGCTATTAAACGCGTCCAATTCCACTTCCACTTCAAATAATGTCGTTGGAAGCAACATGTCCAATGGATACATTAACAACGAGGAAacagaaaagaagaacagTAATAACAGTAATGACACGACAACAATAAATCCATCGTattttaagaaatcaaaCACGTTGATACCGGACTCTATCAATTGCAACAAACCACTATCGAAGTTATTCAGAGATTTAGGTAGAAGATCATGGCAACATTCCAAGCCAAGAGAAACAATATCCATATTCATCTTACCCACTGTTTCATTCTTCATTAGatccaataatttgatcaatttaATGGAAGCCACTAGATTCGTCTTAAAGATTAAATCTCATGCGATCCCCACACAGGCCTCATCATCCATTGGTGCAGATGCCCTCGTGGACCCATCATGTAAGATTATGGAAAAGAGCAGTGTGAAATTGTCCTCCGTTGGTTCAGATGGGTTCATTGGTTCCAAATCACGTATTGCAGGTAGTATTTTGCTGAATAATGTCCATGTGGATGATGACGTGATCTTGGAGAATTGTATAGTGGGACCTCATGCCAGAATTGGTAAGAAATCTAAATTAACCAACTGTTATGTGGAAGGTAACTACATAGTTGACATGAAGGGAGTCTTTAAAGGTGAAACTTTGTCAAGATTGATccttgatgatgatgaatttggCAGTGAAGCCGCATACAGTTCGGATGAAAGTGGTGACTATGATGAGGAAGAGTCAGATGAAGACAGTGACGAAGAGGAGTATtacgaagatgaagattttgaagatgatggaTTATTTGAACGTTAA
- the RPT4 gene encoding proteasome regulatory particle base subunit RPT4 (ancestral locus Anc_8.708) — translation MSEEQDPLLAALGGEDNSNDNNATAAVPEEEPPRIDPEQEARNKALGQFKKKLLEHRRYDDQLKQRRQNIRNLEKLYDKTENDIKALQSIGQLIGEVMKELSEEKYIVKASSGPRYIVGVRNSVDRSKLKKGVRVTLDITTLTIMRILPRETDPLVYNMTSFEQGEISFDGIGGLTEQIRELREVIELPLKNPEIFQRVGIKPPKGVLLYGPPGTGKTLLAKAVAATIGANFIFSPASGIVDKYIGESARIIREMFAYAKEHEPCIIFMDEIDAIGGRRFSEGTSADREIQRTLMELLSQMDGFDNLGQTKIIMATNRPDTLDPALLRPGRLDRKVEIPLPNEAGRLEIFKIHTAKVKKQGDFDFEAAVKMSDGFNGADIRNCATEAGFFAIRDDRDHIIPEDLMKAVRKVAEVKKLEGSLEYQKL, via the coding sequence ATGAGTGAAGAACAGGACCCGCTATTGGCTGCCCTAGGAGGAGAAGACAACAGCAACGATAACAATGCAACCGCCGCAGTGCCAGAGGAAGAACCTCCAAGAATAGATCCAGAACAAGAGGCACGTAACAAAGCTTTGGGacaattcaagaagaagctATTGGAACACAGACGTTACGACgatcaattgaaacaacGTCGCCAAAATATACGAAATTTGGAGAAATTATATGACAAGactgaaaatgatattaagGCACTACAAAGTATTGGACAATTGATCGGTGAAGTCATGAAGGAATTATCCGAGgagaaatatattgttAAGGCATCGTCAGGGCCTCGTTATATTGTCGGTGTAAGAAATTCCGTGGATCGCTccaaattaaagaaagGTGTTAGAGTCACTTTAGACATTACTACGTTGACTATTATGAGAATATTACCACGTGAAACTGATCCTTTAGTTTATAATATGACCAGTTTTGAACAAGGTGAGATTTCATTCGATGGAATTGGTGGGTTGACTGAACAAATTAGAGAATTAAGAGAAGTCATTGAGTTACCCTTGAAAAATCctgaaattttccaaagagTCGGTATTAAACCACCAAAGGGTGTATTACTTTATGGTCCTCCAGGTACAGGGAAAACATTATTGGCTAAAGCTGTGGCTGCAACCATCGGTGccaatttcatcttttctCCTGCATCAGGGATCGTGGATAAATATATTGGTGAATCCGCTCGTATCATCAGAGAAATGTTTGCATATGCTAAAGAACACGAACCTTGTATTATCTTTATGGATGAAATAGATGCCATTGGTGGTCGTAGATTTAGTGAAGGTACATCAGCAGATCGTGAAATCCAAAGAACTTTGATGGAATTATTGAGTCAAATGGATGGGTTTGATAATTTAGGTCAAACTAAGATTATTATGGCAACTAATAGACCTGACACATTAGATCCTGCATTATTAAGACCTGGTAGATTGGATAGAAAAGTGGAAATTCCATTACCTAATGAAGCGGGGAGAttagaaatttttaaaattcaTACTGCAAAGGTCAAGAAGCAAGGTGactttgattttgaagCTGCTGTAAAGATGAGTGATGGGTTTAATGGTGCTGATATTCGTAATTGTGCCACTGAAGCTGGGTTCTTTGCCATTAGAGATGACCGTGACCATATTATACCTGAAGATTTAATGAAAGCTGTAAGGAAAGTGGCAGAAGTGAAAAAGTTGGAAGGTTCTTTagaatatcaaaaattataa
- the HNT3 gene encoding DNA 5'-adenosine monophosphate hydrolase (ancestral locus Anc_8.707), with product MMPWRFALKQYIVHPERTPASQLIYYNDKVSIINDGFPKSICHLLVMPRDSNLTKKHPTVSLTEDIKAELWPYVEMAQNHIFETFTNEYELVEPIPNCFETIEDFRDKETFINNFIQVGVHSVPSMGNLHIHVITKDFHSDNLKRKNHYISFTTTFFKKWEELPLSEIPDRDYMINEVIKHHDLICSYCGKNFFNKFAKLKSHLDDEFTLHFKKKIE from the coding sequence ATGATGCCATGGAGGTTTGCCTTGAAGCAGTACATTGTCCATCCAGAAAGAACTCCAGCTAGCCAATTGATATATTATAATGATAAAGTCAGCATCATCAATGATGGGTTCCCAAAATCTATATGTCATCTACTGGTAATGCCGAGAGATTCAAATCTTACTAAGAAACACCCCACAGTAAGTCTTACAGAGGATATCAAAGCTGAGTTATGGCCGTATGTGGAGATGGCACAGAATCACATTTTCGAAACGTTTACGAATGAATATGAACTGGTTGAACCTATCCCTAATTGTTTCGAaaccattgaagatttccGTGATAAAGAGACCTTCATCAACAATTTTATACAAGTTGGTGTTCACAGTGTACCTTCCATGGGGAATTTACATATTCATGTCATTACTAAGGACTTTCATTctgataatttgaaaaggaagaatcATTACATTTCCTTTACTACTACATTTTTTAAGAAATGGGAAGAATTGCCCCTAAGTGAAATCCCTGACAGAGATTATATGATTAATGAGGTGATTAAACATCACGATCTAATATGTAGTTATTGTGgtaaaaatttctttaataagTTTGCTAAATTGAAATCACATTTAGATGACGAATTTACATTgcattttaaaaaaaaaattgagtAA
- the TRE2 gene encoding putative zinc metalloprotease (ancestral locus Anc_8.702), translating into MSTNGYNPVPITGTDESQEDAVIPSPMELMIIEEVDEDEETKTIRTRIRDINTSITENILTPMKVHVLDPMNEIQQMVSMKFDSYLSKVGNVPIIRRFLYIFFICIVVWILHLYKTQDGGFSDHDLLLNYVKESIDLNSFETKWEYISSMPCLSGTKGDVIISKYIKKSLEAMNMDEVEMLEYKGYMNFPEEEKNVLHVFNNQDPVLDIELSKENFNPLAWNGEIEKTTLIFGNRGSRDDFKRLLEHGIIRSGRHNYVLIVFYSDLIHEQILLSELVTIKGIIFISDKYKDDVIQMKSVGLPQYSMGNVLKADWHGYKALKSAHDEPRSTPRIPTIPLSYNQGHKLLKLISKDGVNFGDGLFSGLGKGISVSFNVNSTVKEKQPTYNVLGKIRGREQTTKSIIITASKNSVNFGALYPSFGTTTLIALAELFQKVRYKFNWAPLRNIYFMTVGGSEFNSIGAATYLEENLLPIKDEIYSIIDISELGFISSKETFQIETHPLLHDFLQGVVSKSYNASTSHVQHYGDWTPFMANGIPVSILSVPDIRNKVLPIDTDADSFNEASDILKDLGKQNDLSNLLVTLFEIILKLVDEPNIPFNVVQYVKIMDKLLQDIEQDHSKELNFNEIIKAMLKWKSIGSEWNQFIHNWNSSVSKNESAYGKESLRVSKERWNWNNKLSNIGRRTVSEYGLLDRKYYKNGIFGPTLWKMDYGVDSWSFPGVRDAIMTTDWSKAQWELDEVAAALNFASDMFK; encoded by the coding sequence ATGTCTACGAATGGATATAATCCGGTCCCAATAACAGGTACCGATGAATCGCAAGAGGATGCTGTCATACCGTCCCCCATGGAACTGATGATAATTGAGGAAGTAGACGAGGACGAAGAGACAAAAACCATAAGGACAAGGATACGAGACATCAATACAAGCATTactgaaaatattttgacGCCGATGAAGGTCCATGTATTGGACCCCATGAATGAAATCCAACAAATGGTCTCGATGAAATTTGATTCCTATCTTAGTAAAGTGGGGAATGTACCAATAATAAGGCGATTTCTATacatcttctttatctGCATCGTGGTTTGGATTTTGCATTTGTATAAGACACAAGACGGTGGTTTTAGTGATCATGATCTACTATTGAATTATGTAAAGGAGAGCATTGATCTGAATAGCTTTGAAACGAAATGGGAATACATTTCTAGTATGCCATGCCTTTCTGGAACGAAAGGTGACGTTATTATATCCAAATAcattaaaaaatcattAGAGGCAATGAATATGGATGAAGTCGAAATGTTGGAATACAAAGGGTATATGAACTTTCctgaagaggaaaagaatGTTTTACATGTATTCAATAATCAAGATCCAGTACTTGATATAGAATTAAGTAAGGAAAACTTCAATCCCCTGGCATGGAAtggtgaaattgaaaagacGACTTTAATATTTGGTAATAGGGGTTCTAGAGATGATTTCAAGCGATTATTAGAACATGGAATAATAAGGTCTGGTAGACATAACTACGTTTTGATAGTGTTTTACAGTGATTTAATTCATGAACAGATACTATTATCAGAACTGGTTACTATTAAGggtatcattttcatttctgATAAATATAAGGATGACGTTATCCAAATGAAATCTGTAGGATTACCACAATACTCAATGGGTAACGTATTAAAAGCCGACTGGCATGGATATAAAGCACTTAAATCAGCTCATGACGAGCCAAGATCTACGCCGAGAATTCCTACCATCCCACTATCATATAATCAAGGGCATAAGTTATTGAAGTTAATTTCTAAAGATGGTGTTAATTTTGGTGATGGGCTATTTAGCGGGTTAGGTAAAGGAATATCAGTTTCTTTTAATGTTAATTCTACAGTAAAGGAGAAACAGCCAACTTATAACGTCCTTGGTAAAATAAGAGGTCGGGAGCAAACTACcaaatccattattatcacCGCTTCTAAAAATTCGGTAAATTTTGGAGCCCTTTACCCTAGTTTTGGTACGACAACATTGATAGCACTGGCCgaattgtttcaaaagGTTAGATATAAGTTTAATTGGGCACcattaagaaatatttattttatgaCAGTGGGTGGCTCAGAATTTAATTCTATCGGTGCTGCAACATATCTGGAAGAGAATCTCCTACCAataaaagatgaaatatattcaataatagaTATCAGTGAGCTAGGGttcatttcttccaaagaaaCTTTCCAAATAGAAACGCATCCATTGTTGCATGATTTTTTACAAGGCGttgtttccaaatcttATAACGCATCAACTTCTCACGTTCAACATTATGGTGATTGGACTCCATTTATGGCGAATGGGATTCCCGTCTCTATCCTCTCCGTTCCTGACATAAGAAATAAAGTACTTCCAATCGACACAGATGCtgattcatttaatgaagCATCCGATATACTGAAGGATCTGGGGAAACAAAATGACCTGTCTAATTTATTAGTGactttatttgaaataattttgaaattggttgATGAACCAAATATTCCTTTTAATGTGGTTCAGTATGTAAAGATTATGGATAAACTATTACAAGATATAGAACAGGATCACTcgaaagaattgaatttcaaCGAAATAATTAAGGCAATGttgaaatggaaatctATTGGTAGCGAATGGAACCAGTTCATTCATAACTGGAATTCATCTGtttccaaaaatgaatCTGCATACGGAAAAGAATCGCTTCGTGTATCAAAGGAAAGATGGAATTGGAACAATAAATTAAGTAATATTGGGAGAAGAACAGTTTCAGAATATGGACTTCTAGACAGGAAGTACTATAAGAACGGGATCTTTGGACCTACACTTTGGAAGATGGATTACGGGGTAGATTCTTGGAGTTTTCCCGGTGTAAGGGATGCCATAATGACCACCGATTGGAGTAAAGCACAGTGGGAGTTAGATGAAGTTGCTGCGGCCTTAAATTTTGCTTCAGATATGTTTAAATGA
- the NCAS0B01180 gene encoding GNAT family N-acetyltransferase (ancestral locus Anc_8.697) produces the protein MGREIISIENVYENNLGMLVKLANTEIENLTYPESFFEELFPKGKDAKKDTYFAQLAYYSEIVVGGIKTKLVPKKKGDSCPKGLQIELLVVLKQYRNKSIGTKLVKYAEEQCKKHHQHNLYVFVPESDDGIIQWYEKYGFKAEEATFKDYFKDKNPTASADAVLLKKHIE, from the coding sequence atgggaCGTGAGATTATCAGTATAGAAAATGTTTATGAAAATAACCTGGGTATGTTAGTCAAATTGGCTAACACAGAGATTGAAAATCTAACATATCCAGAATCATTTTTCGAAGAACTATTCCCAAAAGGTAAAGATGCTAAGAAGGACACATATTTTGCTCAATTGGCATATTATAGTGAGATAGTGGTTGGTGGTATTAAGACTAAGCTGGTCCCTAAGAAGAAAGGTGACTCTTGCCCTAAAGGACTTCAGATCGAACTATTGGTCGTCTTGAAACAATATAGAAATAAAAGCATAGGAACGAAGCTGGTAAAATATGCGGAAGAACAATGTAAAAAGCATCACCAACATAACTTATATGTATTTGTTCCAGAAAGTGATGATGGTATAATTCAATGGTACGAGAAGTATGGATTCAAAGCTGAGGAGGCTACTTTTAAGGATTActttaaagataaaaatCCAACAGCATCAGCAGATGCAgttttattgaagaaacacATAGAATGA
- the TMA16 gene encoding Tma16p (ancestral locus Anc_8.695) — protein sequence MPVSKSLSKIKKNLNSNGKKTMVHPKGRKYQQLARATLREGKVAAKKKAHNERRSIELQRIKFIQDVINMDEFKDMKTFDNEKIIIFIEQFISRDDVELNGLKAKRRANRPPTNKQLILQGKRDLETQEFERGFLCPDLTDLKNVEFLRSWNGSFGAMSTLKMTRINTKGEQVIGGNTKTATADSAAAALINDEVDME from the coding sequence ATGCCTGTCTCCAAATCACTCTCcaagataaagaagaatctGAACTCTAATGGTAAGAAAACCATGGTCCACCCCAAGGGCCGTAAATACCAACAATTAGCACGTGCTACTTTGAGAGAGGGTAAAGTTGCTGCTAAGAAGAAGGCGCATAATGAGCGTAGATCTATTGAACTGCAACGTATTAAGTTTATTCAAGATGTTATCAATATGGATGAGTTTAAAGATATGAAGACgtttgataatgaaaagattattatattcattgAACAGTTTATATCGCGTGATGATGTGGAATTAAATGGATTAAAGGCAAAGAGAAGAGCAAATAGACCACCCACTAATAAACAACTGATTTTACAGGGGAAGAGAGATTTAGAAACacaagaatttgaaagaggATTTCTTTGTCCCGATTTAacagatttgaaaaatgtagAATTTCTAAGAAGTTGGAATGGTAGTTTTGGTGCTATGAGTACATTAAAAATGACCAGAATAAATACTAAAGGTGAGCAAGTGATTGGGGGTAACACTAAGACGGCCACAGCTGATTCTGCAGCGGCTGCTCTAATCAATGATGAGGTTGATATGGAATGA
- the TUM1 gene encoding thiosulfate sulfurtransferase (ancestral locus Anc_8.691): protein MPSFKLITPKNFISLVEKQKGSTTSRVIPIDSTWYLPNLNRNGHQEFLNDERIPGAVYFDIDGVKDTSSPYPHMAPDLATFNKAMSQLGIQRDDVLVVYDRIGNFSAPRCAWTLALFGHPSVYLLNNFKAYKEREKLPLETDVRTKDSEYPPTDYKSDVDLRDKEVVSYEELLQLVQNKELKKKFNVFDARALPRFEGNAPEPRPGLPSGHVPGAQPLPFINVLDKEWLTYPSTAEEMKAKLTEAFKELNDEFDPKKETICMCGTGVTGAIIKGALELADIPNVRLYDGSWTEWAIRVKDDRTLIAEGRD, encoded by the coding sequence ATGCCATCTTTCAAACTAATAACCCCTAAGAACTTCATCTCCCTTGTTGAAAAGCAAAAGGGATCCACAACGAGCCGAGTCATCCCTATTGATTCCACGTGGTATCTTCCAAATCTCAACAGAAATGGACATCAAGAATTTCTTAACGATGAAAGAATTCCTGGTGCTGTGTATTTTGACATCGATGGTGTCAAGGATACTTCATCGCCATACCCTCATATGGCCCCTGATTTAGCCACTTTCAACAAGGCCATGAGCCAATTGGGTATCCAGAGGGACGATGTATTGGTTGTGTACGACAGAATTGGTAACTTTAGTGCTCCTAGGTGTGCATGGACTCTAGCATTATTTGGTCATCCCTCTGTTTATCTTTTAAATAACTTTAAAGCTTataaagaaagagaaaagttACCTTTGGAGACTGACGTGAGAACAAAGGACTCCGAATATCCACCTACAGACTATAAATCAGATGTGGATTTGCGTGACAAGGAGGTTGTATCATATGAGGAGTTGTTGCAATTGgttcaaaataaagaattgaagaagaaattcaatGTTTTTGACGCTAGAGCCTTACCAAGATTCGAGGGAAATGCACCTGAACCAAGACCTGGTTTGCCATCAGGACATGTCCCAGGAGCTCAACCTTTACCATTTATCAATGTTTTAGATAAGGAGTGGTTAACCTACCCTTCCACAGCAGAAGAAATGAAGGCAAAATTGACTGAAGCATTCAAGGAATTAAACGATGAGTTTGATCCTAAGAAGGAAACCATATGCATGTGCGGGACTGGGGTCACAGGGGCCATTATCAAAGGTGCCTTAGAATTGGCTGATATTCCAAATGTTAGATTATATGATGGTTCTTGGACGGAATGGGCCATAAGAGTTAAAGATGATAGAACTTTGATTGCGGAAGGAAGAGATTAA
- the CLP1 gene encoding cleavage polyadenylation factor subunit CLP1 (ancestral locus Anc_8.690) has protein sequence MSLLPGLTDSNQATDLFVDANEVHKLVLKEETEWKVEIPSSSKLTITIRSGIAEIFGTELANDVEYTFSNWKISLSAVENVILEWKCPDIPNKDLMIEPNTTSKYVYNLHFGLEKMRNSSFNGPRILVVGNANSGKTTLCRTLCSYAIKFKSYQPLFINLNPHEGIFSPPGCLTATPISDILDVQSQTWGQSMTSGATELHSKQPIVKNFGLENISENRSLYWDNMNQLSNAVNERLQNDVIVQRSGCILNTPSLSDLDEEFNELVTIIDRFKVNIVVVLAEQDEFTLFEKVKETLRPYIGDFLIRLPKLSGRFEADDAYKRSLQRTAIKEYFYGTPKTILSPYASGADFEEITVWKPINMVEAQGTTSTSNPLQLLPVTVDASTLQHALVAISYADRKSSSSEVQKASILGFGLITEVNEKKRKIRILLPVPGRLPNKAMILTSYRYLE, from the coding sequence ATGTCACTCCTTCCCGGACTTACTGATTCTAATCAAGCAACTGATTTATTTGTTGATGCAAACGAAGTACATAAACTGGTTTTAAAAGAGGAAACTGAATGGAAAGTCGAAATACCGTCTTCTTCTAAGTTAACCATAACCATAAGGTCAGGAATAGCAGAAATATTCGGAACTGAATTAGCCAATGATGTTGAGTAtacattttccaattggaaaatatcattatccGCTGTGGAAAACGTCATATTAGAATGGAAATGTCCAGATATCCCCAATAAAGACTTGATGATTGAGCCAAATACAACTAGCAAATATGTGTACAATTTACATTTTGGTTTAGAGAAGATGAGAAACTCGAGCTTTAATGGGCCTAGAATTCTTGTCGTTGGGAATGCAAATTCGGGAAAGACAACGCTCTGTAGAACATTATGCTCATATGcaatcaaattcaaatcgTATCAACctttattcattaatttaAACCCTCATGAAGGGATCTTTTCACCACCTGGTTGCCTGACGGCAACTCCCATTTCAGATATTCTAGATGTTCAATCACAGACGTGGGGCCAAAGTATGACAAGTGGTGCCACTGAACTTCATAGTAAACAACCCATTGTTAAGAATTTTGGATTGGAGAATATATCAGAGAACAGATCTTTGTATTGGGATAATATGAACCAATTGAGTAATGCTGTGAACGAAAGATTACAGAATGATGTTATCGTCCAGAGATCAGGATGCATCTTGAATACACCATCGTTATCAGATTtggatgaagaattcaacGAACTTGTCACCATTATAGATAGATTTAAAGTTAACATCGTGGTAGTCTTAGCAGAACAGGATGAATTTACATTGTTTGAAAAGGTTAAGGAAACATTGAGACCATACATTGGTGATTTCCTCATAAGGCTTCCAAAATTAAGTGGGAGATTTGAAGCAGATGATGCATATAAGAGGTCCTTACAACGGACTGCCATTAAAGAATACTTTTATGGAACTCCTAAGACCATATTAAGCCCATATGCCTCAGGTGCagattttgaagagatCACTGTATGGAAGCCAATAAACATGGTAGAAGCGCAAGGAACAACATCTACGTCAAATCCATTGCAATTATTACCAGTGACAGTCGATGCCAGTACGCTACAACATGCTCTCGTGGCAATTTCTTATGCAGACAGAAAAAGCTCTAGTTCTGAAGTCCAAAAGGCATCGATTCTGGGATTTGGACTTATTACAGAGGTTaatgagaagaaaaggaaaattaGAATCTTGTTACCGGTTCCTGGTAGACTACCTAACAAGGCAATGATTTTAACATCTTATAGATATTTAGAATGA